A genomic segment from Mus caroli chromosome 17, CAROLI_EIJ_v1.1, whole genome shotgun sequence encodes:
- the Cdkn1a gene encoding cyclin-dependent kinase inhibitor 1 — MSNPGDVRPVPHRSKVCRCLFGPVDSEQLRRDCDALMAGCLQEARERWNFDFITETPLEGNFVWERVRSLGLPKVYLSPGSRGHDDLGGDKRPSTSSALLQGPAPEDHVALSLSCTLVSERPEDSPGGPGTSQGRKRRQTSLTDFYHSKRRLVFSKRKP, encoded by the exons ATGTCCAATCCTGGTGATGTCCGACCTGTTCCGCACAGGAGCAAAGTGTGCCGTTGTCTCTTCGGTCCCGTGGACAGTGAGCAGTTGCGCCGCGATTGCGATGCGCTCATGGCGGGCTGTCTCCAGGAGGCCCGAGAAAGGTGGAACTTTGACTTCATCACGGAGACGCCGCTGGAGGGCAACTTCGTCTGGGAGCGCGTTCGGAGCCTAGGGCTGCCCAAGGTCTACCTAAGCCCTGGGTCCCGCGGCCATGACGACCTGGGAGGGGACAAGAGGCCCAGTACTTCCTCTGCCCTGCTGCAGGGGCCAGCTCCGGAGGACCACGTGGCCTTGTCGCTGTCTTGCACTCTGGTGTCTGAGCGGCCTGAAGATTCCCCTGGTGGGCCCGGAACATCTCAGGGCCGAAAACGGAGGCAGACCAGCCTGACAG ATTTCTATCACTCCAAGCGCAGATTGGTGTTCTCCAAGAGAAAACCCTGA